The following proteins come from a genomic window of Deltaproteobacteria bacterium:
- the tenA gene encoding thiaminase II has translation MGGVPMEFTDRLWRSIEGIYGKIRVHPFILGLTEGSLNEETFRFYVIQDALYLKCFARGLAVLGAKAPVDDWFLMFVRGAAGVFEVERVLHEAFMARWGLAKEDLEKIPMAPTNLMYTSYLLKTAYERPFHEIMGAFLPCYRIYLEVGRALEKRGSPNPLFQKWIGTYASDAFAESVRAVLDAMNAVAKGLTDDEKDRVREHFILTSKMEYLFWDMGYRQQEWGI, from the coding sequence ATGGGAGGTGTTCCGATGGAGTTCACGGACAGGCTGTGGCGGTCCATTGAAGGCATTTACGGTAAAATCCGGGTTCACCCCTTTATCCTGGGGCTTACTGAAGGATCTTTGAACGAAGAGACCTTCCGCTTTTACGTGATCCAGGACGCCTTGTATCTGAAATGCTTCGCTCGAGGCTTGGCCGTTCTCGGAGCCAAGGCGCCGGTGGACGACTGGTTTCTCATGTTCGTGCGGGGGGCGGCCGGTGTCTTCGAAGTCGAGCGGGTTCTGCACGAAGCGTTCATGGCTCGGTGGGGTCTGGCGAAGGAAGATCTGGAAAAGATCCCCATGGCTCCGACGAATCTGATGTATACTTCTTATCTGCTGAAGACGGCCTACGAAAGGCCTTTCCATGAGATCATGGGGGCGTTCCTGCCCTGCTACCGGATCTATCTGGAGGTGGGGAGGGCATTGGAAAAACGGGGATCGCCCAACCCGTTGTTTCAGAAATGGATCGGGACCTATGCCTCCGACGCCTTTGCGGAAAGCGTCCGGGCCGTGCTTGATGCGATGAACGCGGTGGCCAAAGGGCTCACCGATGACGAGAAGGATCGAGTGCGCGAACACTTCATCCTGACCTCGAAAATGGAATATCTGTTCTGGGACATGGGGTACAGACAACAGGAGTGGGGCATTTAG